A DNA window from Barnesiella intestinihominis YIT 11860 contains the following coding sequences:
- a CDS encoding dihydroorotate dehydrogenase electron transfer subunit, producing MKKYILDFRVVENTKLHDNYALLKLKPDNNEPLPDMLPGQFVEVRVDRSPGTFLRRPISINFVDSTRNELWLLIRKAGEGTRTLCDLKQGDSINLVLPLGNTFSLPDETDSNILLIGGGVGIAPMLYWGKYLKERNYTPKFLLGFRSDKDILQYEMFRQFGDVYISTEDGSLGEKGFVTQHSLLNSKLDKLYVCGPKPMMVAVARFAHERNISCEVSLENMMACGVGACLCCVEDTIEGNTCVCKEGPIFNIEKLKWQI from the coding sequence ATGAAAAAATATATTCTTGACTTTCGGGTTGTTGAAAACACAAAACTGCACGATAATTATGCTCTTTTGAAATTGAAACCCGATAATAATGAACCGTTGCCCGATATGTTACCCGGGCAGTTTGTCGAGGTTCGTGTAGACCGGTCTCCTGGTACATTTTTAAGGCGTCCGATTTCTATCAATTTCGTCGATTCCACTCGCAATGAGCTATGGCTATTGATAAGAAAAGCCGGTGAAGGAACTCGGACTTTATGCGATTTGAAACAAGGAGATAGTATTAATTTAGTTTTACCATTGGGTAATACATTCAGTTTACCCGATGAAACAGATTCGAATATATTGCTTATCGGAGGAGGCGTTGGAATAGCCCCGATGCTATATTGGGGTAAATACTTAAAAGAACGGAATTATACCCCCAAATTTTTGTTAGGATTCCGTTCAGACAAGGATATACTGCAATATGAAATGTTTCGGCAGTTTGGAGATGTATATATTTCCACCGAAGACGGTTCTTTGGGCGAAAAAGGATTCGTGACTCAGCACTCCTTGTTAAATAGTAAACTCGATAAGCTGTATGTTTGCGGCCCGAAACCCATGATGGTAGCCGTCGCCCGATTTGCTCATGAACGAAACATATCCTGTGAAGTATCTCTCGAAAATATGATGGCCTGTGGCGTAGGCGCATGTCTCTGTTGCGTAGAAGATACGATCGAAGGCAATACTTGTGTATGTAAGGAAGGTCCTATCTTTAATATAGAAAAACTAAAATGGCAGATTTGA